The Apium graveolens cultivar Ventura chromosome 11, ASM990537v1, whole genome shotgun sequence genome has a window encoding:
- the LOC141697933 gene encoding uncharacterized protein LOC141697933, with protein sequence MGNNLSLKNLMAASSSSSSSSDSSLRRSRARRRRRMEKDKKVDSLKIRKKSRPHTKRRRRPLSSDSSSFYSRSDSSSDSEREASGRSKRHKETDRHKKNKEKDKRKSHHQQKRHKHKVKENKQDTSSSGPVQLSKFLGRDKDDSVRRSAVSGKKILLKLDKSKEDKVAENNRNELLKFLNSSYD encoded by the exons ATGGGCAACAATCTCTCTCTAAAAAATTTGATGGCCGCCTCTTCTTCGTCGTCGTCATCGTCCGATTCATCTTTACGGCGTAGTAGAGCAAGACGCCGCCGTCGTATGGAGAAAGACAAGAAGGTTGACTCTCTCAAGATCCGTAAGAAAAGCCGTCCGCACACTAAACGACGTCGCAGGCCTCTTTCTTCCGACTCATCCTCCTTTTATTCTAG AAGTGATAGTTCTAGTGACAGTGAGCGTGAAGCTTCTGGTCGTTCCAAGAGACATAAAGAGACTGACAGACATAAGAag AACAAAGAGAAAGACAAGAGAAAGAGTCATCATCAACAAAAGCGCCATAAGCATAAAGTTAAAGAG AACAAGCAGGATACAAGTAGCAGCGGACCTGTTCAGCTCTCTAAG TTTCTAGGGCGAGACAAAGATGACAGTGTCCGTCGTAGTGCTGTCTCTGGCAAAAAG ATCTTGTTAAAGCTTGACAAGTCAAAGGAGGACAAGGTGGCGGAGAATAATCGGAATGAATTgctcaaattcttgaattcaagTTACGATTGA